The following proteins are co-located in the Microbulbifer sp. VAAF005 genome:
- a CDS encoding nitrous oxide reductase family maturation protein NosD has protein sequence MANAAVISLTPQDDLQLALDRSQVGDTLILGKGMYPGNFILRNTIELTSEEGAVIDAGGKGHALQVEAENSYVHHLQIINWGEDLTSQDAAILLSSSAIGSRIENNSLHGGGFGIWVDTTRAAKILNNKIRGNPGLRAADRGNGIHLFNVSQVLVKGNEIWETRDGIYIDSSNNNELIGNYLHDLRYGVHYMYSYHNLLQGNLTENTRTGYALMQSKYLKVLNNRSVNDVNYGILMNYITNSVLRNNDIKGIQNRNNPHMQKTSIKKAKITGLEGKALFIYNSLFNEFAGNRFADSDIGIHLTAASEDNALKGNSFVNNKTQVKYVSSRGQDWAGNYWSDYLGWDMNGDGVGDIKYEPNDSVDQILWKFPSARLLLNSPAIETLRWVQRQFPVFKGPGVIDSQPLMTETIWKQAETKLSDESDFLQERIQAGAE, from the coding sequence ATGGCCAATGCAGCTGTCATTTCCCTAACCCCGCAGGATGATTTGCAACTAGCACTGGATCGGAGCCAAGTGGGAGACACCCTGATATTGGGAAAGGGGATGTATCCAGGAAACTTTATCCTTCGAAATACAATAGAGCTAACTTCGGAAGAGGGGGCCGTAATTGATGCGGGTGGCAAGGGCCATGCATTACAGGTTGAAGCAGAAAATAGCTATGTGCATCATTTGCAAATTATAAACTGGGGAGAAGACCTGACAAGTCAGGATGCCGCAATCCTTTTGTCGAGTTCTGCAATCGGAAGTCGTATTGAAAACAATAGTCTACATGGTGGCGGATTTGGTATCTGGGTGGATACGACCCGTGCAGCTAAGATTTTAAATAACAAAATACGAGGTAATCCAGGATTACGGGCAGCTGACCGTGGTAATGGTATTCACTTATTTAATGTGTCACAGGTTTTGGTTAAGGGAAACGAAATTTGGGAAACTCGGGATGGCATATATATCGATAGTAGTAATAACAATGAGTTGATTGGTAATTACTTACACGATTTGCGCTATGGCGTACACTACATGTATTCATACCACAATTTACTACAGGGTAACCTAACTGAAAATACCCGTACTGGTTACGCTTTAATGCAGTCAAAATATCTGAAAGTGCTAAATAATCGTTCGGTAAATGATGTGAACTACGGAATCTTGATGAACTACATCACGAATTCAGTCCTGCGAAATAATGATATTAAAGGCATCCAGAATCGCAACAATCCTCATATGCAAAAAACGAGCATTAAGAAGGCGAAAATAACTGGGCTGGAAGGCAAGGCGCTATTCATTTACAACTCACTATTCAATGAATTTGCTGGTAATAGGTTTGCCGATAGCGATATTGGTATCCACCTGACAGCGGCATCTGAAGATAATGCACTAAAGGGAAATTCTTTTGTAAATAATAAAACTCAAGTGAAGTATGTATCCAGTCGTGGCCAGGATTGGGCAGGAAATTACTGGAGTGATTACCTGGGTTGGGATATGAACGGAGATGGTGTCGGTGATATTAAATATGAGCCGAATGATAGCGTTGACCAGATTTTGTGGAAGTTTCCATCAGCAAGGCTTTTGCTCAATAGCCCAGCAATAGAAACCCTACGTTGGGTGCAAAGACAATTTCCGGTGTTTAAAGGTCCTGGAGTGATTGATAGTCAACCATTAATGACTGAGACAATATGGAAGCAAGCAGAAACGAAACTTTCTGATGAGAGCGACTTTCTGCAGGAGCGTATTCAGGCAGGTGCAGAATAA
- the csrA gene encoding carbon storage regulator CsrA, translating to MLILKRRTGENLRIGTNISVTVLEVKGNQVKIGINAPKSLPVYREEIYVRIRRRRDNSGHPPK from the coding sequence ATGTTGATTTTAAAGCGCCGGACCGGCGAGAACTTAAGAATTGGAACCAATATCTCAGTTACAGTATTGGAGGTTAAGGGCAATCAAGTGAAGATAGGGATCAATGCCCCCAAATCCCTGCCTGTTTACCGCGAAGAGATTTATGTGCGTATCAGGAGGAGAAGGGACAATTCTGGACACCCACCAAAGTAG
- a CDS encoding ABC transporter permease subunit, whose translation MTGSIFVVAAKEFRDGLRNRWVLSICIIFSVLATGLAYFGAAAAGKVGFSSLSTTIVSLASLAVFIIPLIAMILSYDGIVGEDESGTLLLLMTYPLSRTQLLLGKMLGQGAIMAFSTLVGFGSSAVVIGLFSAHTSWSELLIPYMVFISSAVLLGWIFIAIAYVVSASVSEKSKAAGIAILIWFVFVLVFDLGLLGLLVSTEGNVNADLFPYLLLVNPTDIFRLVNITYFADQNLSGFMALANQSQFSLFGLLGGMLVWLVLPTSLALYIFSRREL comes from the coding sequence ATGACGGGCTCGATATTTGTCGTTGCCGCAAAGGAGTTTCGAGATGGCTTGCGTAACCGTTGGGTGTTATCAATATGTATTATATTCTCGGTATTGGCAACAGGCTTGGCATACTTTGGAGCTGCAGCAGCGGGAAAGGTTGGTTTTAGCTCTCTATCAACAACAATTGTTAGTCTTGCAAGTTTAGCGGTATTTATTATTCCCCTGATCGCAATGATACTGTCATATGATGGCATTGTTGGTGAAGATGAAAGTGGTACTCTACTGCTATTAATGACATACCCTCTGTCCCGTACTCAGCTCCTATTAGGGAAGATGTTAGGGCAGGGCGCGATAATGGCATTTTCAACACTGGTAGGTTTTGGTTCTTCCGCAGTGGTGATTGGACTATTTTCCGCTCATACTTCCTGGAGCGAATTACTGATACCTTATATGGTATTTATTTCGTCTGCAGTTCTGCTGGGCTGGATATTTATTGCTATTGCCTATGTAGTTAGTGCTAGTGTATCAGAGAAATCCAAGGCGGCCGGTATAGCTATATTAATATGGTTTGTTTTTGTGCTGGTGTTTGATCTTGGCTTATTGGGGTTGTTGGTATCAACTGAGGGCAATGTAAATGCCGATCTGTTTCCCTATTTGCTATTAGTTAATCCAACGGACATCTTTCGGTTGGTTAACATTACTTATTTTGCGGACCAAAATCTCAGTGGATTTATGGCGCTTGCGAATCAATCCCAATTTTCATTATTCGGGTTGCTGGGTGGGATGTTGGTTTGGTTAGTGTTACCCACTAGTCTGGCACTGTATATTTTTAGTCGCCGTGAGTTATGA
- a CDS encoding ATP-binding cassette domain-containing protein, with the protein MGQTGNIVELQQVGKKYSEIRALQSLDLYLKAGEVFGLFGHNGAGKTTIIKLILGLIGASSGRISVFGKDPAQQGGVNFEVNWDSYRRMSASMLNLRVWKSWNILLS; encoded by the coding sequence ATGGGCCAAACAGGGAATATTGTTGAATTACAACAAGTAGGGAAGAAATACAGTGAAATTAGGGCTTTACAGAGCCTTGATCTGTATTTGAAAGCGGGTGAGGTTTTTGGTCTATTTGGACATAATGGAGCCGGCAAAACAACAATCATCAAATTGATTTTAGGGTTAATAGGTGCTTCCTCTGGCCGAATCAGCGTCTTTGGCAAAGATCCGGCTCAACAGGGGGGCGTGAATTTCGAAGTAAATTGGGATTCTTACAGGAGAATGTCAGCTTCTATGCTCAACTTACGGGTTTGGAAGTCTTGGAATATTTTGCTCAGTTAA
- a CDS encoding PaaI family thioesterase gives MNWQNKKQPPFNDHLGITIDNWQEGHVAISVEVQPEHLNTHGVPHGGFITTLIDIAGSYCGLYCPHPNRRRRAFTLSLTANFTGQAKTNQLTAIGKLTSTGRKIFYSYTEVYDSEGTLIATGQMTMRYRSGSETLDGELIDENAFEVSE, from the coding sequence ATGAATTGGCAGAACAAGAAACAACCCCCGTTCAATGACCACCTAGGTATAACCATAGATAATTGGCAGGAAGGCCATGTTGCAATCAGCGTAGAAGTACAACCGGAACACCTGAATACCCACGGTGTACCCCACGGTGGTTTTATTACAACATTAATCGATATCGCTGGCTCTTACTGCGGCCTCTACTGCCCCCACCCCAACCGCCGTCGTAGAGCCTTTACACTGTCTTTAACAGCAAATTTCACCGGTCAGGCCAAGACTAATCAACTCACTGCGATAGGTAAGCTAACGAGTACTGGACGAAAGATATTCTATTCATATACAGAGGTATACGACAGTGAAGGAACTTTAATTGCTACCGGCCAAATGACCATGCGCTATCGTAGTGGCAGTGAAACATTGGATGGTGAGCTGATTGATGAAAACGCTTTCGAAGTTTCTGAGTAG
- a CDS encoding nitrous oxide reductase accessory protein NosL, with the protein MKYLLAHAFVIRILFLLLILAASLIGCTADKQISLAHQVVAIENGEECHLCGMIITNYSGPKGQLISKGKEGNLKFCSTLDMFAFIVDPENSHNIQQAFVHDMAVTPWDRPDEETYIDARKAWYVIGHAKQGSMGATLASFARQQDAQAFADVEGGEVLSFDQINLQTLVDMSSVHKSPI; encoded by the coding sequence ATGAAATATCTATTAGCGCATGCTTTTGTAATCAGAATATTGTTTCTGCTATTGATATTGGCTGCTTCATTAATAGGTTGTACAGCGGACAAGCAAATTTCTTTGGCTCATCAGGTAGTAGCGATTGAAAATGGTGAAGAATGTCATTTATGCGGTATGATCATTACCAACTACTCTGGCCCTAAAGGCCAGCTAATTAGTAAAGGAAAAGAGGGAAATCTCAAATTCTGTTCCACCCTCGATATGTTTGCCTTTATTGTAGATCCTGAAAATAGCCATAATATTCAGCAGGCCTTTGTACACGATATGGCGGTAACACCTTGGGACCGTCCTGATGAGGAAACCTATATAGATGCCCGCAAGGCCTGGTATGTGATAGGGCATGCGAAGCAGGGCTCCATGGGGGCAACATTGGCAAGTTTTGCTAGGCAGCAGGATGCCCAAGCTTTCGCTGATGTAGAGGGCGGCGAAGTGTTAAGTTTTGATCAAATCAATTTACAGACTTTGGTAGACATGTCCAGTGTGCATAAAAGCCCTATTTAG
- a CDS encoding MFS transporter, which yields MSRSVHALILKFGLVQAGISAISGMIAPIIFLLFMSKGIELHEMGILLAVATISTVVLEVPFGALADRYGRKKTFIAGELILLFVVIGFWWSSSFAELIVFMILNGLSIALFSGTIDALFVEQFNVVSRDGETNLMEAQASVNIFQMIGLAVGAVFSGLIPVWFSFVSDSYDSIGFYEVGFVFLVPLILIHMLCTFYFVGESESMGEPVGSNFFREVHSTIKSAFDVIVENPVFKPLLLIDFISGVAFISLEQLWQPMLSTLVDSKESLWLFGILFALNYVCMAVGQGCSIPLSRVFKNNYSNMLLVLEFCTGLLFFIFAIQSDLYGFIVVYLLLHVVVGISMAPGSAMFHEKIPESRRSTILSVKSLIAQGGATAGALVAGYTAHYFSISIAWSIAGFVFIISSFLYLLPSISNLSKDMAIVLNKRFQPQPE from the coding sequence ATGAGCAGGTCGGTACATGCTTTAATACTTAAGTTCGGTCTTGTTCAGGCTGGAATATCAGCTATAAGTGGGATGATTGCTCCGATTATATTCTTGTTGTTTATGAGTAAAGGAATCGAGCTTCATGAAATGGGTATATTGTTGGCAGTAGCAACAATATCCACTGTTGTTTTAGAGGTCCCGTTTGGGGCGCTTGCTGATAGATACGGGAGAAAAAAGACCTTTATAGCTGGCGAGCTGATTCTACTGTTTGTAGTGATAGGTTTTTGGTGGTCGTCTAGCTTTGCGGAATTGATTGTATTTATGATTCTTAATGGATTATCTATAGCTCTTTTCTCTGGAACTATTGATGCACTTTTTGTTGAGCAGTTTAATGTGGTTTCTAGAGATGGTGAAACAAACTTGATGGAAGCCCAAGCTTCAGTAAATATTTTCCAGATGATTGGCTTAGCTGTTGGGGCAGTATTTTCAGGACTTATCCCGGTATGGTTTTCATTTGTAAGTGATAGCTACGATTCTATAGGGTTTTATGAGGTGGGTTTTGTCTTTCTTGTTCCTTTAATATTAATACATATGCTTTGTACTTTCTATTTTGTTGGTGAATCAGAATCTATGGGGGAGCCAGTTGGTTCGAATTTTTTCCGCGAGGTTCACAGTACCATTAAGAGTGCTTTTGATGTGATTGTTGAGAATCCAGTCTTTAAACCACTTTTATTAATTGACTTCATAAGCGGGGTCGCATTCATTAGTTTAGAGCAACTTTGGCAGCCAATGCTTTCTACTTTAGTCGACAGCAAGGAAAGTCTTTGGTTGTTTGGTATTCTATTTGCGTTAAATTATGTTTGTATGGCGGTAGGGCAGGGATGCTCCATTCCCTTGTCAAGAGTTTTTAAAAATAATTATTCGAATATGCTATTGGTGCTTGAGTTCTGTACAGGACTACTATTTTTTATATTTGCAATTCAAAGTGATTTGTATGGTTTTATAGTTGTATATTTACTATTGCATGTTGTTGTTGGGATTTCGATGGCTCCAGGATCGGCAATGTTTCACGAGAAAATTCCAGAATCTAGAAGATCAACAATACTATCGGTGAAATCTTTAATTGCACAAGGGGGTGCGACGGCAGGGGCTTTAGTGGCAGGGTATACAGCTCACTATTTTAGTATTTCTATTGCGTGGTCTATTGCTGGATTTGTGTTTATTATTTCCTCTTTCCTTTATCTATTGCCGTCTATCTCGAACTTGTCAAAAGATATGGCTATTGTGCTAAACAAGAGGTTTCAGCCACAACCCGAGTAG
- a CDS encoding ABC transporter ATP-binding protein, with product MGFLQENVSFYAQLTGLEVLEYFAQLKGATRKQCMELLEQVGLKDAYDRRVKTYSKGMRQRLGLAQALLGNPRLLLLDEPTVGLDPIATREFYHTIDHLKHQGCTIVLCSHVLPGVEKYLDRALILRRGRVLATGSIEQLQDQASLPAVFQLKGQSGLLEELPQELRPLTRSHSKGAELLVPMDERMQALRILTKLRSIDKIDIQLPSLEDLYTYFNQQRFDQEGVL from the coding sequence TTGGGATTCTTACAGGAGAATGTCAGCTTCTATGCTCAACTTACGGGTTTGGAAGTCTTGGAATATTTTGCTCAGTTAAAGGGAGCCACTCGAAAACAGTGTATGGAGCTACTTGAGCAGGTAGGCTTGAAAGATGCCTATGATCGGCGTGTTAAAACCTACTCTAAAGGGATGCGCCAACGCCTGGGGCTAGCGCAGGCATTACTGGGTAACCCGCGCTTATTGCTATTGGATGAGCCAACCGTTGGCTTGGACCCAATTGCCACTAGGGAGTTTTATCATACTATTGATCACTTAAAGCATCAGGGATGTACAATTGTACTTTGTTCGCATGTGCTACCAGGCGTTGAGAAATATTTAGATCGGGCGCTTATTTTGCGGCGGGGTAGGGTTCTGGCTACTGGTAGTATTGAGCAACTGCAAGACCAGGCAAGTCTACCTGCGGTATTCCAGCTAAAAGGACAATCCGGCTTGCTAGAAGAGCTGCCTCAAGAATTGAGGCCTTTGACCCGGAGTCATAGCAAGGGCGCAGAGCTGCTTGTACCTATGGATGAAAGAATGCAAGCTCTGCGGATACTTACGAAGTTAAGAAGTATTGATAAGATCGATATTCAATTACCCTCTCTCGAAGACCTATACACCTACTTTAATCAGCAGCGCTTTGACCAGGAGGGTGTTTTATGA
- a CDS encoding transposase, with translation MTLPRSTQISLDATPYYHCVSRCVRRAFLCGRDAKSGKDYEHRRRWIEARMHKLASIFALDIAAYAVMSNHTHIVLYIDTYTANSWSTIEIIERWQQLFKGSALSQRYLRGEALDAVELEKLQEVTSLWRERLVDISWFMRCLNESIARQANAEDNCTGRFWEGRFKSQALLDERALAACLAYVDLNPIRAGIAKTPEESNYTSIQQRIHTAISGQQPKSLLPLVGGERRDMPKGLPFQLDHYLELVDWSGRQLHPKKRGAIPENIPPILNRLGISPKHWLYLNRNFESRFKRLVGSAEAVRQVCAQQNKRWVHGLRDCQRFLSPTPC, from the coding sequence ATGACTCTTCCACGCAGCACGCAAATCTCTCTCGATGCGACACCCTATTATCACTGTGTCTCCCGCTGTGTGCGTAGAGCGTTCCTTTGCGGTAGGGATGCTAAATCCGGAAAAGACTATGAGCACCGGCGCCGGTGGATTGAGGCCAGGATGCATAAGCTGGCCTCAATCTTTGCTCTCGATATCGCTGCCTATGCGGTAATGAGTAATCACACTCATATTGTGCTCTATATCGATACCTACACAGCAAACTCATGGTCCACTATCGAGATAATTGAACGCTGGCAACAACTTTTCAAAGGTTCTGCACTGAGCCAACGTTATCTTCGCGGTGAAGCCCTGGATGCCGTCGAGCTGGAAAAACTTCAGGAGGTGACATCCCTTTGGCGCGAGCGCCTGGTCGATATCAGCTGGTTTATGCGCTGCCTGAACGAGTCCATCGCCCGCCAGGCCAATGCCGAGGACAACTGCACCGGTCGTTTCTGGGAAGGGCGTTTCAAGTCTCAGGCCTTGCTGGATGAAAGAGCCCTTGCCGCCTGCCTGGCTTACGTGGACCTCAACCCTATCCGTGCTGGTATCGCTAAAACTCCAGAAGAATCCAATTACACTTCGATCCAGCAACGCATCCACACAGCCATCTCAGGCCAGCAGCCCAAAAGCCTACTGCCGCTGGTGGGCGGAGAGCGCCGGGATATGCCTAAAGGCTTGCCTTTTCAGCTGGATCACTATTTAGAGCTGGTAGACTGGAGTGGCCGGCAGCTGCACCCTAAAAAGCGCGGCGCAATTCCCGAAAACATCCCACCTATTTTAAATCGGCTGGGTATTTCGCCAAAACACTGGCTCTACCTAAACCGCAATTTTGAAAGCCGCTTTAAACGCTTGGTGGGCTCGGCGGAAGCGGTACGCCAGGTCTGTGCGCAGCAAAATAAACGCTGGGTACACGGGCTGCGCGATTGCCAGCGCTTTCTTAGCCCCACCCCCTGCTAA
- a CDS encoding sialate O-acetylesterase, which produces MAAHGRLAKSIFLAAYDADLDSLDYSIQSEPAHGSLTGSGRRWEYLPATDFTGTDSFSYLASDGSGASNIATVTIEVAANDCVSDFLEGPADSLLVHVPSHLEFRDVAGENSVVVEGTALTESASSDPDLEGRTMFVSRNDFNSADMTVDLPEKDDLTYFSLSFKFIPDSNEGDEVIVRSIADPTGNNNAGSFYVGTSGGDIVGQLGSQDSQQFSNGESTLKTRSCNHVAITVDNGTLTTYLNGEASSSVSIDSDSYSSLGDMLQFGPFAGKIWDVRLYERVLTYDDVMDLGGSKCNESMIAASPYDGYNNYLCSTYQCQWWSDDTDKTMANFEHYIVAQERVWERNIFEAGMYGKGELCTYFSDEGSTRDLELNDAISNTFVKDYTLEDNPLTQSNAQHWMHENFHSYQGRLNRVTGEASGKYTLESSASWGADHNIPGVKDSLLGYYTLHPHISLWAIQDSPVDHQYGYDFKGGHQYGAYIFWSWLTNYAVSKDLMGGVFRNSRDGLNDLEAADAYLTAQGHDMKALFADFAAQITTWDMVESEAYQISEAASLSRMLSEHPDASTHDNKYTQTFDQEGTGNSWTDMDTGFVPGSWAFNAFKVEGITEDSNYTIAVKVDADNNPAHADFRGRAVVYNPSTGSRSYYPFDIDSSGEDSSTIVPVPANHELYALIVTTPDTFRDFEFYDYDFAIYPSGGDVDIDPVGETANEDVVKVVVMAGQSNMEGNNTRLDRLQELICHANVDYTYGDVDCGSTVISDEQITEQFINNSDSLTDYNQRLSEDGEDSVVQKLGQFLCRAGSLDSYSGETCDSRDFDLTDRLFATISSYYFSSSDGSYGYNYDAWMQMSTAMEVAEIYADGHLDADLEGALDNVNVLQYQGSLSDTGSLSFSERYGELFPNYGVSTNRYGPELTLGHYLGEETENDLLLLKVVQGGTDLRVDWKVPGCHDSAANEWTQDEENQESLYTAMLEKIEALRDPEVLAGYFPQYENKSIEIDSFIWFQGWNDGGQSVNENNYEANLTCLVNGLREALNDYDLPIVIAKSHYGDASGAIQSAQQSVADNLYNVEAHETDDLSGYYHFDPAAHLAIGKRMKEERDNLH; this is translated from the coding sequence ATGGCTGCACATGGCCGCCTTGCTAAATCCATATTTCTAGCCGCTTATGATGCGGATTTAGATTCACTAGACTATTCCATCCAGTCTGAACCGGCTCATGGTAGTTTAACGGGCAGTGGGCGGCGCTGGGAGTACCTCCCAGCGACAGATTTTACTGGTACCGATAGTTTCTCTTATTTAGCGTCAGACGGAAGCGGTGCAAGTAATATTGCGACGGTTACTATTGAGGTCGCGGCAAATGATTGTGTCAGCGATTTCTTGGAAGGACCTGCAGACAGCCTGTTGGTACATGTTCCTTCTCACTTGGAATTCCGTGATGTAGCCGGTGAAAACTCTGTGGTTGTTGAGGGTACGGCATTAACAGAAAGTGCATCTTCAGATCCTGATTTAGAAGGGCGCACAATGTTTGTCAGTCGCAATGATTTCAACAGCGCTGACATGACTGTAGACCTTCCCGAAAAAGATGATCTCACCTATTTTAGCTTGTCATTTAAGTTTATTCCGGATAGCAATGAAGGCGATGAAGTAATAGTTCGGTCTATTGCTGATCCTACAGGCAATAACAATGCAGGCAGTTTTTATGTAGGTACCAGCGGTGGTGATATTGTAGGACAGTTGGGGAGTCAGGATAGCCAACAATTTTCTAATGGTGAGAGCACTTTAAAAACTCGTAGCTGTAATCATGTCGCTATTACAGTCGATAATGGCACATTGACTACCTATTTAAATGGTGAGGCATCTTCTTCGGTTTCTATTGATAGTGATAGTTACTCCAGTTTGGGTGATATGCTGCAATTCGGACCCTTTGCAGGAAAAATTTGGGATGTACGGCTCTATGAGCGTGTGTTGACATATGATGATGTCATGGATTTGGGGGGCAGCAAGTGTAATGAATCCATGATTGCTGCCAGTCCCTATGATGGCTACAACAATTACCTTTGTTCAACCTATCAGTGCCAGTGGTGGTCCGATGATACTGATAAGACCATGGCTAACTTTGAGCACTATATAGTGGCTCAAGAGAGGGTTTGGGAAAGGAATATCTTTGAGGCCGGAATGTACGGCAAAGGTGAACTTTGCACCTACTTCAGCGATGAGGGATCTACCCGTGATCTGGAGTTGAACGACGCGATTAGCAATACTTTTGTTAAGGATTATACCCTTGAAGATAATCCGCTTACCCAGTCTAATGCCCAGCACTGGATGCATGAGAACTTCCACTCTTATCAGGGCCGCTTGAATAGGGTTACCGGTGAAGCGAGTGGTAAATATACTTTGGAATCCTCTGCAAGCTGGGGAGCAGATCATAATATCCCGGGCGTTAAGGATAGCCTGTTGGGTTACTATACTCTCCACCCGCATATTTCTCTTTGGGCCATACAAGACTCTCCTGTTGATCATCAATACGGTTATGACTTTAAAGGCGGGCATCAGTACGGCGCTTATATTTTCTGGTCTTGGCTTACAAATTATGCGGTTAGCAAGGACCTGATGGGAGGTGTATTCCGCAATTCCAGAGATGGGCTCAACGACCTGGAAGCAGCCGATGCTTACTTAACAGCCCAAGGGCACGACATGAAAGCCCTGTTTGCCGATTTTGCTGCACAAATTACGACTTGGGATATGGTTGAGAGTGAGGCCTATCAGATTTCGGAGGCGGCCTCTTTGAGTAGAATGTTGAGTGAGCACCCCGATGCCAGTACCCACGATAATAAGTACACTCAAACATTTGACCAGGAAGGGACGGGTAATAGCTGGACCGATATGGATACTGGTTTTGTGCCAGGCTCTTGGGCTTTTAACGCCTTTAAAGTGGAAGGCATCACTGAAGATAGCAATTACACCATTGCTGTCAAGGTCGATGCTGACAATAACCCAGCGCATGCTGACTTCCGTGGTCGCGCAGTGGTTTATAACCCGTCTACCGGTTCTCGCAGTTATTATCCTTTTGATATTGACAGTTCCGGAGAAGATTCAAGCACTATAGTGCCGGTACCTGCAAATCATGAGCTCTATGCACTGATAGTCACAACCCCTGATACCTTTAGGGACTTTGAGTTCTATGACTACGATTTTGCTATCTACCCGTCTGGAGGCGACGTGGATATTGATCCTGTGGGTGAGACGGCAAATGAGGATGTTGTAAAAGTTGTAGTCATGGCTGGCCAGTCCAATATGGAAGGCAACAACACTCGGTTAGATCGCTTGCAGGAGCTGATTTGTCACGCCAATGTGGATTATACCTATGGCGATGTTGACTGTGGTTCTACGGTGATTAGCGATGAGCAGATCACTGAGCAGTTTATCAACAATAGTGATTCACTGACTGACTATAACCAAAGGCTTAGTGAGGATGGTGAGGATTCTGTGGTCCAGAAACTTGGGCAATTCCTCTGCCGTGCGGGTAGTCTCGACTCCTATTCAGGTGAAACCTGTGATAGCCGTGATTTTGACCTGACTGACAGACTCTTCGCCACCATTAGTAGCTATTACTTCTCCTCAAGCGATGGTTCGTATGGGTATAACTACGATGCCTGGATGCAAATGAGTACTGCTATGGAAGTGGCTGAGATTTATGCCGATGGCCACCTAGACGCAGATCTTGAAGGTGCTCTGGATAATGTTAACGTACTCCAGTATCAGGGTTCATTGAGTGATACAGGTTCTCTCTCATTCTCTGAGCGCTATGGTGAATTGTTCCCCAATTACGGCGTGTCTACTAACCGCTATGGACCAGAGCTCACTTTAGGGCACTATCTCGGTGAAGAGACTGAGAACGATCTGTTACTTTTAAAAGTGGTTCAGGGTGGTACTGACCTGAGAGTTGACTGGAAGGTCCCTGGCTGCCATGACTCCGCCGCTAATGAGTGGACCCAAGATGAGGAAAATCAGGAGTCTCTTTACACTGCGATGTTGGAGAAGATTGAGGCCTTGCGCGACCCTGAAGTCTTGGCTGGTTACTTTCCGCAGTATGAAAATAAGTCGATTGAAATCGATAGTTTTATCTGGTTCCAGGGTTGGAATGATGGAGGGCAAAGTGTAAATGAAAACAACTATGAGGCGAATTTGACCTGTCTGGTGAATGGCCTACGGGAAGCGCTAAATGATTATGACTTGCCCATTGTTATTGCTAAAAGCCACTATGGTGATGCCAGTGGAGCTATCCAGTCTGCCCAACAGTCTGTTGCAGACAACCTCTATAATGTTGAGGCTCATGAAACAGATGATCTCTCAGGTTATTACCATTTTGATCCAGCGGCGCATTTAGCGATAGGTAAGAGAATGAAAGAAGAGAGGGATAACTTACATTGA